Within Pirellulales bacterium, the genomic segment GCTCCAACAAAAGGACGCCGCGGCGGCGCTCAAGGTGCTCGATCAGGCGCCGGCAGAGATCCGCGGCAACGTCGCCTTGCGGCTCAATCGGGCCGGCATGATTCTCCATCAAAAGGGCGAGAACGTCAAAGCGGCCTTGGCGGAGTTGGATTCGGATACCGACAAGCTCTCGCCCTCCGATCGTTCGCGCCTCTGGTCGGGCCTGGGCAGCGCGTTGCTTTCGATTGGCGACCGCGAAGGGGCGATGCGCTATTGGGGCAAGGTCGCTCAGGCCGAGCCCGACGATCTGAAGATCCGCTTTAACCTGTTTGACGCCGCTCGCGAGATCGGCGACCCCGCAGTGATGACGAGCGTCTTGGACGACGTGCGGCGAATCATGGGCAAGAACTCCCCCGACGCACAATACGTCGAAGCAGCTCGAATGGTCTCGCTTGTCCGTAAGGCCGTGCGCGAACGGACCCCGACCGGCCGGCAACCGGCGGCCTTGGAAAGCGATGAACGGCAGACTTTGGCCTCGGCCCGCAAGCTCCTCGAGAGCGTCAGCCAGGCGCGCCCCGGTTGGCCTGAGGTATCGCGGTTGCTCGGGGACGCTGATTTGCTTGACGGCAATGGCGACGGCGCCATTTCGCACTACAAACAGGCGCTGAAGGATGGCCCGCCAAACTCGGTCATGATCCGTTCGCTCGTAACGCTACTCGCGCAGCGCGACCGCACCGACGAGATCGGACCCTTGCTGGACATGCTTGGGCCGCAGAGCCTCAAAGCAATGAACCTGGACAAGCTTCGCCTCGACGCTCGATTCAAAAACGAGAAGGACAAGGACAACATAAACACCCTGATCGAGGAAGCGAAGCAGGAGGTCGCAGACGACTCACACGACCCTTACGGCCATTTGTGGATCGGGAATCTCTACGCGCGGGCAGACAAGAAAGAAAATGCGGAAGCGTCCTATCGCCGCGCCGTCAAATACGGAGCCGAGATTCCCGAAACGTGGCTCGTGTTGGTCGACTTTCTGGTGAACAACAAGATGAATGCCGAGGCCTCGAAGGTCTTGATGGAAGCGCGGAAGGATCTTCCCGAGGACCGCGTCAACGAGGTCCTCGCCCGGGGGTACGAAGCGCTCGGCGAACCGGTGTTGGCCGAGGAGTATTATCGCGCCCAACTTCAATCGGCTCCCAACGATCTTTGGCCGCATCGCAACATCGCGTCGTTCTATATGCGCAACGGCCGCACCGACGATGCCCGCAAGGAAGTCGTCAAGATCCTGCGGGACTCTCAGAACGATCCGAAGGAGAAGGAACTCTTGCTCTGGGCGCGGCGCCTGATGAGCGAAATCCTGATGGCCAGCGGCGATTTCGAGGATTTCAAAGCGGCCAAGTCCCTGTTGATCGCCAATACGAAGATCGACGATGGCGGTGCTGAAGACCGGCTGCGCCTGGCCAATTTGCTGGCCAGTCGATTCGACGAGCCGGCGACGCTCCGCGAGGCGCTCAAATGGTTCGAGGCGGCCGAAACTCCGAAGAATCCGCTGAGGCAGCTCGACAAGATGACGGTGGCCCGCATCCACGAAGTGCTCGGCGAGTGGGACTTGGCGCGCGGCGAAATGCTGGCCCTGGTTTCGCAGTCCAAGGCGGACCCGAACCTGTACGGCGTCTTCGTCGACATGTTGATTCGCAACAATCAGGTGGCCGACGCGGACAGTTGGCTCGACAAGCTCAACAGCGTGCAAAAGGGGGCCGGGTTGCTCCTGCGAGCGCAAGTGCGAGTCAAACAAGGCCGGCCCATTGAAGCGATCGCGCTCTTGAATCAGATTCTTCCCCCGCGCCCCGTGCCGAAAAACCAGGCCTCGCAGTTGCGAACCGTGGCTCTGTTGATGGACCAACTCGAGTTGCACACCCAGGCAGAGGAGCTTTACCGCGAGTACATGACATACGAGCCGGGCGTGGGATCGCTGCAACTCGCGGCGTTTCTCGGTCGCATCGGTCGGCTCGACGACGCCCTCGATCTATGCGAAACGGCCCTGCAAACGCAACCCCGTGCGAGTGCCTTGCAGGCGATTGACGAAGTGCTTCACGGCCAGCCGCGTCGCGTCGAGCCCCGGCACTTCGAACGCGTTGGAAAATGGTTTGACGGCCTGCTCCGCGACGATCCTGAGTCGCCGGCGCTGTTGATGGAATACGCCAATTTCCTGAGTGCGGCCGGTCAAGACGATAAAGCCGCCGCGATTTATCGTGATGTGCTCAAGCGAAGCGACCTCACGGCCGTTTATAAAGCGGAGACGCTGAACAATCTCGCGTTCGTGCTGGCCGGCCAACGAAAAAATCTTCCCGAGGCCCTCGATCTGGTCAATCAGTCGGCAAAGATCCTCGGTCCCAAGTCGGACGTGCTGGACACCCGCGGCATGATTTATCTGACGATGGAAAAGTATCCAGAGGCCGTCGCCGATTTTAGCGAGGCGGTACTGGTACTGCACCCAACGGCCGTCAAGTTTTTGCACCTGGCGATGGCCCAAGATCTGGCCAAGAACCGCGACGCGGCCCGATCCGCGTTCCAAAAGGCCAAGGAAAAGCGGCTGGATTCGGCCGCGCTATCCAAGATTGAGCAGGGATTCAACGAGCAGCTAACCAAGGACATCGGGCCCTAGACGGTCGGAGCAGACTTCTGGGACTGCCTCTAGTCCCTTTCCGAGCGCCGTCGTAGACTGCTTGCTTGGGAAATGCGCCGTTGACAACCGTTTTGGGGCGATCCAACATTTAGAACGGAAACCCGTATCACGCCAAAGGAGCTATTCGTGTCTACTAATCCAACCGAACGAACCGCCGGAGATGCCGCCAAGCCAACCGCCGGGGCCGAACAGCCCGCACAGCAGCGGATCGAAGTCGACGATTCGAAGGCGGTCTCGTCGTATGCCAATTTTTGCCGCGTGACGGGAACGCCCGAAGAATTGATCATCGACTTCGGCCTCAATCCACAGCCGTTCGGCATGCCGGTCAACCCGGTGGCGATCGCCCAGCGGATCGTGACCAATTACTACACGGCCAAACGAATGCTCCATGCTCTGCAACTCACCGTGCAGCGGCACGAGCAAGCCTTCGGCGTGCTCGAGACGGACGTGCAGAAGCGCGTTGTCGGCGGTCGAGGTTGATCCTGCGCACGGTCCAACGGATCCGATCGGCCCCGAGAGTGCCATCACCAAGTGATTGCGTTCTGCTGGGCCCCCGCTCGCGTTTCGGTCGCACGTTCACGATCGGATTGAGAACGCATAACGAATCTCCGAATTAGTGCGTTCCTCCCTGCACCACACGAGCGCGGGCCATCGCCTCTTCGGCCTCGGGGATTTTTCCGGCCCGCTGGTAGGTCACGCTGAGCGCCGTGAAGCTGAAGGCATCGTTTGGCTCAAGCTGGCAGACGCGTTGAGCATGCGCGATCGCTTCGTCGTGGCGCTTCAACTTCGTGTAGAGCACCGCCAGCGCGGAATGAGCCAGGGCGTATTTTGCGTCCTGAGCGAGCAACTCCGTCAACTTGGCCACGGCCTCCTCGAGTTTGCCGGCGTCCTTAAGTTGGTCCGCCTCGTCGTAAAGTTGTTCGTTGGTCGGCATAATTGGAAACGCTCCGGGTAAGTAGCGAAATTCGTCAGGATTCCGAATGGTGCTAGCGGTTGATGCGCCGCTGAAGTCTAGAGGGCTCAGCTATGGCCTATCCTCCGCTAGCCCGGCGACCGCTGTCAATCGTCCCGGCAGGAAACCCGCGTCGTCCGATGGCGCCCAATCCTTTAGCCACGGCTGCACGGCATGGAAAATCCTAACAATCGCTAGCGGTGTTAGATCTCCGTCAATTGCTACGTTAAGCGCGGCCGATAGAAACCAGCGGGGAGTCCAGCGGTTGTCTTTCGCCGGCTCCAGCCGGAAAACATCGCCAGGACTGCTCGCTCGCCGCACCGCGTTGAGGTACTTGCAGGTGAATATCCACCCCTTGGCGATCGTAAGTTCCGAAGCACAAATCGGCCCGGACGTAACCATCGGGCCGTTCGCCGTCGTTGAAGCGGACGTCGTCATCGCCGCCGGCTGCCAACTGGCCAGCCATGTCGTCGTCAAGGACGGCACGCGGATCGGGCCAAATACGGCCATCCACGAAGGGGCGATTCTCGGCGGATACCCCCAACACCTTAACAAGCCCAAACAGCCCGGTTTGCTGGTGATCGGCGCGAATAATACCATTCGCGAGCACGCCACAGTCCATCGGGCGATGAAGCAGGGATCGGCAACGGTCCTCGGGGAAAGCAACTTCCTCATGGCCGGTGTCCATATCGCCCACGATTGTTGCGTCGGCAATCACGTGATCTTCGCCAACAATGCGCTTTTGGCCGGGCATGTGACAGTCGAAGATCGCGCGTTCGTGTCCGGCGCCGTCGGTGTGCACCAGTTCTGCCGGATCGGCCGGTTGGCGATGGTCGGCGCGCACGCCAAAGTCGTGCAAGACGTGCCGCCGTACGTCACCATCGACGGGATCAGCGGCTGCGTCGTCGGGCTGAATCTGGTCGGCTTGCGCCGCGGCGGCTTTTCGAGCGACGACATCACTCAACTGAAAACGGCCTATCGCTTGATTTATCGGCGGGGCTTGAAATGGACTGAGGTGCTCGAACAGCTCAAGGCCGACTTTCCGGCCGGCCCCGCCGCCGTCTATTCCGAATTCCTCGCCGGCGGAACCCGCGGCTTCGTCCAAGAGCGCCGCATGCCTCCCAGCGCGACAATCAAACTTCGCCCCGTCGCCGAAGAGGATCCCGTCACGAGCGTGGAGTTGAAAGCGAAAGCGGGGTGACGATAGAGGTCGGAGGTCAGGGTTCGCCGAATTGTCTCCCTCGCGTTCCGGGAGAGGGCCGGGGTAAGCGGGATCGCCGCTTCGGCTTCCGCATCTCGTCAGACATTCACGCCTTCACGCTCGCCTTCGAATTCTGCACTTCGCACTTCGTGCAGGTGATCCGCTTCAGCAATTGGCCCTTCGGCACCCAACCGCCGAATCAAGCGGAAATGCGAGGCGAGCGCGTGTCGAAACGAGCGGTTGACCAGATAACGCAGGCCAAACTCTCGGCAGGTGTCTTCGACGACTCTCGATAACGCAGGATAATGAATGTGGCAGATCCGGGGAAACAGGTGATGCTCCACCTGAAAATTCAGCCCGCCGGTGTACCAGTTCACGATCGGATTGTCGCGGGCGAAATCGACGGTCGTCTCGACTTGATGCTCCGCCCAGGAGGTTTGGACTCTAGGCGTGCCGGGGCACGGCAATGGGAATCCGGCCTCCTCGACGCAATGTGCGAGCTGAAACACGATGGCCATTGCGACTCCCTCGACGTACGTCGCTGCCAAATAGACGAGCAGCACGACCCACAGCGGATGCAGCAGCGCCGGAACGATCCATGCCCAAGTAACAAACACGGCCTTGCCCGCCAAGAGCGTCGCCATGTCCCAGCCCTTCGGCCGATTGACGCGGTGCGGGCCGCTGCCGATTCGGCCACTGGCCCAGTCGCGAAAGTCGTCGTACACGTGCCATTTAGCCGGCATCAGGCCGTACAGCAGCCACAGGTAATAGTGTTGGAAGCGATGAAAACCCAGCCGCGGCTGATGCGGTGAAAGCCTGCCGAGGAAGCCAATATCGATGTCGTCGTCGTGATCGGTGATATTCGTATAGTTGTGATGAATCGAGTTGTGCTTGCGGGCCCAGAAATACGAACTGCCTCCCAGCAAGTCGAGTGACATCGCCATGATCCGGTTCACCAGCGGCCGGTCGGAATAGGCGCTATGCCCGCCGTCATGTTGGATGTTGAAGCCGATCCCGGCCATGGACAGCCCCAACGAGAGGGCTAGCGGCAAAACGGTCCACCACTGCGCGGCCCAAAACACCAAGAGCGCATACGACACGGCAAACCAGGTCAACACAATGGCCGTTTTCAGATACATCCGCGGGCAATCGCGTGGCCGCCGGCCAGTCGTCGCAAAATAATGCTCGACGCGGCGACGCAATTCCGTTTGGAATCCGGTTTCCCGCCCGAATTTAATCTGAACGTCGTTGGCCGACATGAGACCGCGGTAGATTCGTGCGGGCCACCCCTGCGCCGCCGAATCCAAAAAGAAAGAATGCAGAACGTGAGTCCTGCCAAGCTCGCTTTCACCAATCCATGTAAAGATAGGAAAGCGGCCGCCGATTCTAACACTTCACAAACGATGCCACAACCGCAATTGGCCGGGCAAACTATCTTAACTATCCTACTTGCCCGCTCGGATCTGGGGCTTATAGCGGAGCGAGAGGGTCTACTCCCGAATCCCTATTTTAACGCCGCTTGCGCCGCCGCGAGCCTTGCAATTGGCACGCGGAACGGGGAGCAGCTTACATAGTCGAGACCGACTTTGTGGCAGAAGGCGATCGAAGCGGGGTCGCCGCCGTGTTCGCCGCAGATGCCGCATTTGAGGTTGCGCTTCGTCGAGCGGCCCTTCTTCACGGCCATTTCCACAAGCTGGCCCACGCCGGTCGCGTCGAGCGTTTGGAATGGGTCGCGCGGGAGCAGTTCCGCCTTCAAATAGTCCGGCAGGAACGTGTTCACGTCGTCGCGGCTGAAGCCGAACGTCATCTGCGTTAGGTCGTTCGTGCCGAAGCTGAAGAAATCGGCGTGCTGGGCGACTTCATCGGCCGTGAGCGCCGCCCGCGGGATTTCGATCATCGTGCCGACGGTGATATCGAGCTTGCTGGAGAGTCTCTTGGCCTGCTTGACCTTTTCGATCGTCTGGACGGTGAGGTCACGGAGGACGGCCAATTCCTTGGCCGCCCCGACCAGTGGGATCATGATCTCGGGCTGAGCGTCGATCTTGCGGTTCTTGCAATTAATCGCCGCCTCGACGATCGCCGTGACCTGCATTTCGAGGATCTCGGGATATGTCACGGCCAATCGGCAGCCGCGATGGCCGAGCATTGGGTTCATTTCGTGCAACTGCGACACCCGGGCCTTCACCTTCGCCGGGCTAACGCCAAGCCGCTGGGCCATTTCCTTCTGGCTCTTTTCATCCTGCGGGAGGAATTCGTGCAAGGGCGGATCGAGCAGCCGAATCGTCACGGGCAGCCCCTTCATCGCCTTGAAAATGCCCTCGAAATCCTCGCGCTGATACGGCAACAGCTTGGCGAGCGCGGCGACGCGGTCTTCCTTCGTTTCGGCGAGGATCATTTCGCGCATGGCCTGGATGCGTTCGCCTTCGAAGAACATGTGTTCCGTTCGACAGAGGCCGATCCCTTCCGCGCCGAAATCGCGGGCCCGCTGGGCATCGGCCGGCGTGTCGGCGTTCGTGCGAATCTTGAGCGTACGATATTTGTCAGCCCATTTCATCACCGTGGCGAAATCGCCGGAGAGTTTCGGCTCCTGTCGGGCAATTTCGCCGACCATCACTTCGCCGGTCGAGCCGTCGATCGAAAGCACGTCTTTGTGCGTGAAAACCTTGCCACCGACGGTGATCTTGCGGGCCTTCTCGTCAATCTGGATCGCGCCGGCACCGGCCACACAACAGCGGCCCCAGCCGCGAGCAACCACGGCCGCATGGCTCGTCATCCCGCCAGTGCTCGTGAGAATCCCGGCCGCCAGGTGCATTCCTTCAATGTCTTCAGGGTTGGTCTCCTTGCGCACCAACAGCACGCGCTCGCCGGCCGTCGTCCGATCGACGGCTTCCTGAGCGGTGAACGCCAGCGCGCCGACCGCCGCGCCGGGCGAGGCGGGCAACCCGACGGTCAGCACATCGGCTGACTTCTTCTTGGCCGGATCGAAGCTCGGCAGCAAGAGTTGCGTCAGATCGCCGGCGGGAATGCGCTTCGTCGCGGTTACTTCGTCGATGAGCTTTTCCTTGACCAGGTCGCAAGCGATTCGCACGGCAGCAAAGCCCGTCCGTTTGCCTGTGCGCGTTTGCAGCATATAGAGCTTCTTGCGCTCGATCGTGAATTCGATGTCCTGCACGTCGCGATAGTGGTTCTCAAGAATCTTCTTGATCTCCAGAAGCTGCTGATAAACCTGCTTGTTCCACTTGGGCATCTGATCGACGGGCAGCGGCGTGCGAATCCCAGCGACGACGTCTTCCCCTTGCGCGTTGACGAGAAACTCACCGTAGAATTTATTTTCGCCGGTCGACGGATTGCGAGTGAATGCGACGCCCGTGCCCGAATCGTCTCCCATGTTGCCAAACACCATCGATTGCACATTCACGGCCGTGCCCAACAGCCCGGTGATGTTTTCGACCTGCCGGTACTTGACCGCCCGCGGCTGCATCCAGCTTTTGAAAACCGCTTCGATGGCCAACTCAAGTTGGTCGAGCGGATCCTGCGGGAAGGGTTTGCCGTGATGCTTCAAGTAAACTTGTTTGTATGCCTCGCACAACTCGATCATCCCCTTGAGCGGCACCTCGGTATCATGCTCGGCTCGATACTTGAGCTTGATCTTGTCGAAGGCCGCCTCGAAATGCTCGTGATCGACGCCGACCACTACGTCGCCGAACATATTGATCAAGCGGCGATAGGAGTCATACGCGAATCGTTCGTTGCCGACCGCATTGGCCAGCCCGGTGACCGATTCGTCATTCAGCCCGAGGTTGAGAATGGTGTTCATCATGCCGGGCATCGAGGCGGCGGCGCCGGAGCGGACGGAGACCAGAAGCGGATCGCTGCGGTCGCCAAACTTCTTGCCAATCTCCTTTTCCAACACGGCGATGTTCCGCCGCACGTCGTCCATCAAACCGGGGGCCAACTGCTTCTTATGCTTGTAATACAGATCGCAGCAGGCCGTCGTGATCGTGAAGCCAGGGGGCACGGGCAAACCGATGCTCGTCATCTCGGCCAGATTCGCCCCTTTGCCGCCCAGCAACGGCTTCTGGTCGCCGCGACCGTCGGTGCGGGTCGCCCCGAAATAGTAAATCATCCGCTCGCCGCTGCTTTTGTCGGCCTTGGCAGGCTTCGCGGCTTTCTTGGGCCTGGGCTTCGTGACGGTAGCCATCTGGGTGTATCTCCTGAAAGCGTGAAAGCGGGGAATTCCCGCCGCAGATTTCGCCATTCGATCAAGCCGGGCAGTTTATCAGCGGCCGGGTAGAGCGTCAATGAAGCGCCAAAAGTCGCCAATCGTTCGACGGTTGAAGTTCAGCTTTTAGGCTGCACCACGTAGGCTGAAGCCTGAACTCCAACGATCAGCTATCGGTCGCAGAGTCATGCCCGAGAAATCCGGCGTTATGGTACGACGGGGCGTCTTGGCGTCGCTCAAAACAATTCGCTGATCGCGCGGCCGTTGTCGATGGCCGGGACGGGGCGGCCGGAGTGGTTGAGGAATTTGATGCTTGGATCGACGCCGAGCACGCTGTAGATCGTGGCGTGAATGTCTTGAGGAGTGACGGGGCAGTCTTTCGGTGCTTCGCCGAGGCGATTCGTCGAGCCGATGATTCGACCGCCTTTCACGCCGCCGCCGGCCAGCAGGCAGAACATAGCGTTACCCCAATGGTCGCGGCCAGGGGTCCCTCTGCTCATGCCGTCATTCATCCGCGGCGTGCGGCCGAACTCGCCGCACATCACCACGAGGACTCGCTCCGAAAGCCCGCGCTCCGACAAATCCGTGAGCAAACCCGAAACGGCCATATCGACTTTCGGCAGGTGGTCTTCCAAGCCTTGTTGCAGGTCCCAGTGATGATCCCAGCCGCCAAAATTCAGCGTGACGAATGTGCTGCCGGCTTCGACGAGACGCCGAGCCAAGAGAGCACTTTGCCCCCAGTTGTTTCGCCCGTAACGATCGCGATTCGCATCCGCTTCGGAATCGATGTCGAACGCCTTGCGCGCCGTGCCGCCGGCGACGAATTCAAACGCCTGCCGCTGAAAACGATCCATCGCTTCCATCGTGCCCGAAAGATCGCCCACTTGCCGCAAGCGATCGAAATGCTGTCGCAACGCCCTGCGGCTCTCCAAGCGATCGAGAGTCAAATTGGGCGGAAGCTGAAATCCCTGAACTTTGAAATTCGGGGCATTCGGGTCGCCGTCAGTCTCAAATGGATTGAATTCGCGGCCGACGTAATTGCCGCCAAAATAGCCCGGTCGCAAGCCGACGCTCGATGCAAAAGGTATCGCCGCATAGGCTGGCATTCCGGTAGTTCGTGGTCCGCAAACTCGCGCCGCGATCGCGCCGATGCCGGGCGATTTACCGGCTTGATCCGCGCCGTTCGCTCCCGGCCGGCCGGTGAGCATGCGGTGAGCGCCGCCGAAATGATCGCCATCATTGTGATAGAGCGAGCGGACGACCGAAAACTTGTCGGCCAACTTCGCCTGGCGCGGGAAAAGTTCGCTAATCTCAAAGCCGGAGACGTTCGTCTTGATCGGTCGCCAGATGCCGCGATATTCAGCCGGGGCCTCTGGCTTCATGTCATACGTGTCCATGTGGCTCGGCCCGCCGTCGAGCCAGACGAGTATGACCGACGTGTCTTTCGCCGGTTGCCCGAGCGCGGCCGACATGGCTTTCGCCCGAAGCACGTCGGCCAGGCCGGCGCTAGCCATTCCGGCGACTCCGATCTTTAAAAACGAGCGGCGGCTTAAACCATCGCAATAGGCGCGCGTGCGTCCGGCATGGGTCGCGAACATGGCGGGGCTCCTGGTATGAAGCGTGTGTGGAAGGCGGGTTGTACGGCAGGCGGGACTTCGACCGTCGCGTAGGCGGCCAAAGCACGTATCGGCAGGCTTCGATCCGTCGGTCAGTCTAGCCGAAAGCCAGCATTCGCGTCAAATAAATCTTGGAATTGAAAAGGCAGCTCTTTCGTGGTTCGACCGGCGGCGCGAAATTCTGGATGCGAGATTGGAGCCGGCCTGGACATATTATTGTGACGGACCGCATGGGTCATGGAAGAACGGATTGAATGTGAAAGGCGATGGACTCAGTTGAATCCAGCTAAACGCTCGGCCTGGTCGAAGTCTCGATGAAGGTCAGATATAATCGTTTGACCACGCCGCTCCCAGGGTCCATGTCTCGTTCGCATTTAGCGGGCGTCCGGAGTGTCCGCGTCTTTGAACCTTATCCATCGTCCCGCGCGCTTTGATGCCCCATCCCATTCGCCCCTGATCCATGTCCGCCGAACTTCAAAAACGCCTGTTCGCTGAGCTGAATTCGATCGCGTTGATCGATCCGCACACGCACATCGATCCGCGCCACCCGGCGTCGGAGACGCTGGCGGATTTGCTCGGCTACCACTATTTCACCGAGTTGATCCACTCGGCCGGAATGCCGCGGGAACAGATTGAGCAGCGAGGTTTACACCCAAAGGAATTGGTGGCCCGGCTCGTCGGCGGACTGGAACCGCTCGAGAACACAATTCAATACAGTTGGCTGATCGAGACCGCGCGGGAATTCTTCGGCTTCGACGACGAGCGAATTACGGCGAAGAATTGGGAATCGCTCTACGATCGCGCGACCTCGCAAATGGCGACCCGCGATTGGGCCGAGCGAGTGCTGATCAAGAGCGGAATCGAGACTGTTTTTCTGACCAACGATTTCGACGATCCACTCGAAGGCTTTGACACTCGAACGTACGTTCCCTGCCTGAGGACCGACGACCTCGTGTTTCACTTATCGAAACCAGCCGTTCTCGAGCGCTTGGAAAAGGCCGGCGGTATCTCGGTTGGCGCCCCGTCGTCGCTGCGGCATGCAATCGGCCGATTGTTTGAGCACTTTATCTCGCGCGGGGCGCGGGCCTGCGCGATTTCGCTGCCCCCCGATTTCACTCCCCGAAAAGTGTCGGATTCCGACGCCAAAACCGCGATGCCGCACTTCGTCTTCTGGATGCTCGCAGAGTTTTGCGCGGAGTATCGCTTGCCGTTCGATTTAATGATTGGAGTGAATCGAAGAGTCTACGAAGGGGGCGTAACCCAGGGGCGGGACTTGTTCGACAGCCGCGTCTCGCTCATTCAGTATCGCGAGCTATTCAATAGCTTTCCGCAGGTCACATTTCCGATCTCGGTCTTGGCCAGCGTGACGAATCAGGAGCTGGTCAGTTACGCCTGGATATTTCCGAATATCGTGACCCATGGGCATTGGTGGTATTCGAACACGCCACCATTCATCGAGCACGATCTAGCCGCCCGGCTGATGGCGATCCCGGCGACAAAGCAAATCGGCTACTACAGCGACATGTACAAGCTGGAGTTTGCGCTGCCGAAGTTCGCGATGTTCAAGCGGATTCTGGCCAAAGTGCTGGCCGAGCGATTTGTCGTCGAACAGGGCTGGAGCGAAGAGCGGGCAGTTGCGCTCGGTCGGCAGGTGCTTCGCGGAAATGTCGAGCGGGTGTTTGGGAGGGGCGAGGGACGGGTGTGACGGCACAAAACGCTCGTTAGCCGGTTCGCTTGCGAACCTGAGGATATGCTTCGAAACGGCGTGAAATTGCTACGGGCGAGTCGGCTCTAACCATTGACTGCAAAATTGGTTAGCGTCCGGTATCGTGCCAGATTTCGGACTTCCGACGGCGTCATCCCGCCGCAAGCGGCGGGGCTAACGAACCTACCGTCTAATTCTTCGCGCGAACCTTTTCTGCCGATATTCCGTCCTAGGAAGGTCGGAGACTTCTGTTTTCGACGCGAGTAAGATACTATTGTCATTGTCGGGCCGGTTGCGGAGAATTCTCCGTT encodes:
- the lpxA gene encoding acyl-ACP--UDP-N-acetylglucosamine O-acyltransferase — protein: MNIHPLAIVSSEAQIGPDVTIGPFAVVEADVVIAAGCQLASHVVVKDGTRIGPNTAIHEGAILGGYPQHLNKPKQPGLLVIGANNTIREHATVHRAMKQGSATVLGESNFLMAGVHIAHDCCVGNHVIFANNALLAGHVTVEDRAFVSGAVGVHQFCRIGRLAMVGAHAKVVQDVPPYVTIDGISGCVVGLNLVGLRRGGFSSDDITQLKTAYRLIYRRGLKWTEVLEQLKADFPAGPAAVYSEFLAGGTRGFVQERRMPPSATIKLRPVAEEDPVTSVELKAKAG
- a CDS encoding tetratricopeptide repeat protein, whose amino-acid sequence is MKKLNLKLLISLVVVTVCLGLGLYFGHAMQLKSNEGSLKKEAEALVQEGKKAEALKRYTAYLQQNQNDPAVYVATAKLAVEIANTDPNPETLRQAYNELNKGLQRNQDNAELRESYAEFMMRVGYGMRNLSYFEDAATHLEWLTDPKRGKHEPKLDLLLIECYVERAYFDKAMDRCAALTGYDLKSNVFDVGKARAATEPDAYDIMAHLMREKLEPHQPKQADAVMEQLVKVNKDSFKAHLYRARYLQQYLYLERAPAAKEAMLKESNAELASAIKLAPEDADVILAAAKTTINDKDYKKSEQWLVRGLELFPKKVDMYRVWAALMLEQDRAADARKQIEQGLKVLPNNLDLLWILAEIEMQQRDLEATRGTLKALGNLKFRSDLLEFMEARILFTEQKWLPASQQFERLRPQLASLPQQQLQCDIFAAQCYQELGQYDKQLDASRRVLAADPTNVAAQVGIANALMNSGRPDEAKKAYEQIRAALGEKSLSIKQIWVPSIEILMADQMKLPPEKRDFTRIENVIAKLEQDKKTDKKNTVSDSEIALIKAEVQFRKGDLSAAYKTLDDARAKSPNDPAVWSALATITLQQKDAAAALKVLDQAPAEIRGNVALRLNRAGMILHQKGENVKAALAELDSDTDKLSPSDRSRLWSGLGSALLSIGDREGAMRYWGKVAQAEPDDLKIRFNLFDAAREIGDPAVMTSVLDDVRRIMGKNSPDAQYVEAARMVSLVRKAVRERTPTGRQPAALESDERQTLASARKLLESVSQARPGWPEVSRLLGDADLLDGNGDGAISHYKQALKDGPPNSVMIRSLVTLLAQRDRTDEIGPLLDMLGPQSLKAMNLDKLRLDARFKNEKDKDNINTLIEEAKQEVADDSHDPYGHLWIGNLYARADKKENAEASYRRAVKYGAEIPETWLVLVDFLVNNKMNAEASKVLMEARKDLPEDRVNEVLARGYEALGEPVLAEEYYRAQLQSAPNDLWPHRNIASFYMRNGRTDDARKEVVKILRDSQNDPKEKELLLWARRLMSEILMASGDFEDFKAAKSLLIANTKIDDGGAEDRLRLANLLASRFDEPATLREALKWFEAAETPKNPLRQLDKMTVARIHEVLGEWDLARGEMLALVSQSKADPNLYGVFVDMLIRNNQVADADSWLDKLNSVQKGAGLLLRAQVRVKQGRPIEAIALLNQILPPRPVPKNQASQLRTVALLMDQLELHTQAEELYREYMTYEPGVGSLQLAAFLGRIGRLDDALDLCETALQTQPRASALQAIDEVLHGQPRRVEPRHFERVGKWFDGLLRDDPESPALLMEYANFLSAAGQDDKAAAIYRDVLKRSDLTAVYKAETLNNLAFVLAGQRKNLPEALDLVNQSAKILGPKSDVLDTRGMIYLTMEKYPEAVADFSEAVLVLHPTAVKFLHLAMAQDLAKNRDAARSAFQKAKEKRLDSAALSKIEQGFNEQLTKDIGP
- a CDS encoding DUF3467 domain-containing protein, whose protein sequence is MSTNPTERTAGDAAKPTAGAEQPAQQRIEVDDSKAVSSYANFCRVTGTPEELIIDFGLNPQPFGMPVNPVAIAQRIVTNYYTAKRMLHALQLTVQRHEQAFGVLETDVQKRVVGGRG
- a CDS encoding tetratricopeptide repeat protein, yielding MPTNEQLYDEADQLKDAGKLEEAVAKLTELLAQDAKYALAHSALAVLYTKLKRHDEAIAHAQRVCQLEPNDAFSFTALSVTYQRAGKIPEAEEAMARARVVQGGTH
- a CDS encoding acyl-CoA desaturase, translating into MSANDVQIKFGRETGFQTELRRRVEHYFATTGRRPRDCPRMYLKTAIVLTWFAVSYALLVFWAAQWWTVLPLALSLGLSMAGIGFNIQHDGGHSAYSDRPLVNRIMAMSLDLLGGSSYFWARKHNSIHHNYTNITDHDDDIDIGFLGRLSPHQPRLGFHRFQHYYLWLLYGLMPAKWHVYDDFRDWASGRIGSGPHRVNRPKGWDMATLLAGKAVFVTWAWIVPALLHPLWVVLLVYLAATYVEGVAMAIVFQLAHCVEEAGFPLPCPGTPRVQTSWAEHQVETTVDFARDNPIVNWYTGGLNFQVEHHLFPRICHIHYPALSRVVEDTCREFGLRYLVNRSFRHALASHFRLIRRLGAEGPIAEADHLHEVRSAEFEGEREGVNV